In Mustela nigripes isolate SB6536 chromosome 2, MUSNIG.SB6536, whole genome shotgun sequence, a single window of DNA contains:
- the CCDC51 gene encoding mitochondrial potassium channel isoform X5 — MGRALGHDIRQRASSTATTWWDRYEEFVGLNEVREAQGNVTEAEKVFMVARGLVREAREDLEVHQAKLKEVRDRLDRVSREDNQYLELATLEHRMLQEEKRLRATYLRAEDSEREKFSLFSAAVRESHEKERTRAERTKNWSLIGSVLGALIGVAGSTYVNRVRLQELKALLLEAQKGPLSLQEAIREQASSYSLQQRDLHDLMVDLRGLVRAGPGQSPGAQAGTSPTRDRDTDVLSAALKEQLSHSRQVCSCLEGLRERLDGLEKTFSQTAEVVQLAKAAVHPGLVEPADGALPGSLLEQGNMILALSGMEQRLEAQVNRNTIYSTLIISVTFVATLPVLYMLFRAS; from the exons ATGGGAAGAGCCCTGGGGCACGACATTCGGCAGCGAGCGTCCTCCACGGCCACAACCTGGTGGGACAGATATGAAGAGTTTGTCGGACTCAATGAGGTTCGCGAGGCCCAGGGAAACGTGACCGAG gcagagaaagtgttCATGGTGGCACGAGGGCTTGTCCGAGAGGCTCGGGAAGACTTGGAAGTTCACCAGGCCAAGCTGAAGGAGGTGAGGGACCGCTTGGACCGCGTCTCCAGAGAGGATAACCAGTACCTAGAACTGGCTACGCTGGAGCACAGGATGCTGCAG GAGGAGAAGAGGCTTCGTGCAACCTATCTGCGTGCCGaagactcagagagagagaagttctccctcttctctgcggCTGTGCGGGAAAGTCACGAGAAGGAGCGCACTCGAGCTGAGAGAACCAAGAACTGGTCCCTCATTGGGTCAGTCCTGGGGGCCCTGATTGGCGTGGCTGGCTCCACCTATGTGAATCGGGTACGGCTACAGGAGCTGAAGGCCTTGCTCTTAGAGGCGCAGAAGGGCCCTCTGAGCCTCCAGGAGGCCATCCGAGAACAGGCATCCAGCTACTCCCTCCAGCAGAGGGACCTCCACGACCTCATGGTAGACCTAAGGGGCCTGGTACGAGCTGGGCCCGGGCAGAGCCCTGGGGCCCAGGCAGGTACTTCCCCCACCCgagacagagacacagatgtCCTTTCAGCCGCCTTGAAAGAGCAGCTCAGCCATTCCAGGCAGGTCTGTTCCTGTCTAGAGGGTTTACGAGAGCGGCTTGATGGCTTGGAAAAGACGTTCAGCCAGACGGCTGAGGTGGTTCAGCTTGCAAAGGCTGCGGTGCATCCGGGCCTGGTGGAGCCAGCAGATGGGGCTCTGCCGGGCTCCTTGCTGGAGCAGGGAAACATGATCCTGGCACTGTCGGGCATGGAGCAGAGGTTAGAAGCCCAGGTCAACAGGAACACCATCTACAGCACGCTGATCATCTCTGTGACATTTGTGGCCACGCTGCCTGTGCTCTACATGCTGTTTAGGGCCAGCTAG
- the CCDC51 gene encoding mitochondrial potassium channel isoform X2, which yields MHDLLRTGRSTPFTTRHVMGVRCVLVRRGLLGRDLFMTRTLCSPGPRQPREKGPEEVALGLYHRLTAMGRALGHDIRQRASSTATTWWDRYEEFVGLNEVREAQGNVTEAEKVFMVARGLVREAREDLEVHQAKLKEVRDRLDRVSREDNQYLELATLEHRMLQEEKRLRATYLRAEDSEREKFSLFSAAVRESHEKERTRAERTKNWSLIGSVLGALIGVAGSTYVNRVRLQELKALLLEAQKGPLSLQEAIREQASSYSLQQRDLHDLMVDLRGLVRAGPGQSPGAQAGTSPTRDRDTDVLSAALKEQLSHSRQVCSCLEGLRERLDGLEKTFSQTAEVVQLAKAAVHPGLVEPADGALPGSLLEQGNMILALSGMEQRLEAQVNRNTIYSTLIISVTFVATLPVLYMLFRAS from the exons ATGCATG ATCTCCTGAGGACAGGGCGCAGCACCCCATTTACCACTCGGCACGTCATGGGTGTGCGCTGTGTGCTTGTGCGGAGAGGCCTCCTTGGAAGGGACCTCTTCATGACCAGGACTCTCTGCAGCCCAGGCCCTCGCCAGCCCAGAGAGAAAGGACCTGAGGAGGTGGCCCTGGGGCTGTACCACCGCCTCACCGCCATGGGAAGAGCCCTGGGGCACGACATTCGGCAGCGAGCGTCCTCCACGGCCACAACCTGGTGGGACAGATATGAAGAGTTTGTCGGACTCAATGAGGTTCGCGAGGCCCAGGGAAACGTGACCGAG gcagagaaagtgttCATGGTGGCACGAGGGCTTGTCCGAGAGGCTCGGGAAGACTTGGAAGTTCACCAGGCCAAGCTGAAGGAGGTGAGGGACCGCTTGGACCGCGTCTCCAGAGAGGATAACCAGTACCTAGAACTGGCTACGCTGGAGCACAGGATGCTGCAG GAGGAGAAGAGGCTTCGTGCAACCTATCTGCGTGCCGaagactcagagagagagaagttctccctcttctctgcggCTGTGCGGGAAAGTCACGAGAAGGAGCGCACTCGAGCTGAGAGAACCAAGAACTGGTCCCTCATTGGGTCAGTCCTGGGGGCCCTGATTGGCGTGGCTGGCTCCACCTATGTGAATCGGGTACGGCTACAGGAGCTGAAGGCCTTGCTCTTAGAGGCGCAGAAGGGCCCTCTGAGCCTCCAGGAGGCCATCCGAGAACAGGCATCCAGCTACTCCCTCCAGCAGAGGGACCTCCACGACCTCATGGTAGACCTAAGGGGCCTGGTACGAGCTGGGCCCGGGCAGAGCCCTGGGGCCCAGGCAGGTACTTCCCCCACCCgagacagagacacagatgtCCTTTCAGCCGCCTTGAAAGAGCAGCTCAGCCATTCCAGGCAGGTCTGTTCCTGTCTAGAGGGTTTACGAGAGCGGCTTGATGGCTTGGAAAAGACGTTCAGCCAGACGGCTGAGGTGGTTCAGCTTGCAAAGGCTGCGGTGCATCCGGGCCTGGTGGAGCCAGCAGATGGGGCTCTGCCGGGCTCCTTGCTGGAGCAGGGAAACATGATCCTGGCACTGTCGGGCATGGAGCAGAGGTTAGAAGCCCAGGTCAACAGGAACACCATCTACAGCACGCTGATCATCTCTGTGACATTTGTGGCCACGCTGCCTGTGCTCTACATGCTGTTTAGGGCCAGCTAG
- the CCDC51 gene encoding mitochondrial potassium channel isoform X1, with translation MFDQLVVSAGEGARGLGHSLVFLEHEFFILKSKREGGNWTDTGRWEDLLRTGRSTPFTTRHVMGVRCVLVRRGLLGRDLFMTRTLCSPGPRQPREKGPEEVALGLYHRLTAMGRALGHDIRQRASSTATTWWDRYEEFVGLNEVREAQGNVTEAEKVFMVARGLVREAREDLEVHQAKLKEVRDRLDRVSREDNQYLELATLEHRMLQEEKRLRATYLRAEDSEREKFSLFSAAVRESHEKERTRAERTKNWSLIGSVLGALIGVAGSTYVNRVRLQELKALLLEAQKGPLSLQEAIREQASSYSLQQRDLHDLMVDLRGLVRAGPGQSPGAQAGTSPTRDRDTDVLSAALKEQLSHSRQVCSCLEGLRERLDGLEKTFSQTAEVVQLAKAAVHPGLVEPADGALPGSLLEQGNMILALSGMEQRLEAQVNRNTIYSTLIISVTFVATLPVLYMLFRAS, from the exons ATGTTTGATCAATTAGTAGTGTCAGCTGGGGAGGGCGCACGGGGCCTGGGGCACAGCTTGGTCTTCCTAGAGCATGAATTCTTCATCctgaagagcaagagagaaggtgGAAACTGGACAGACACTGGCAGGTGGGAAG ATCTCCTGAGGACAGGGCGCAGCACCCCATTTACCACTCGGCACGTCATGGGTGTGCGCTGTGTGCTTGTGCGGAGAGGCCTCCTTGGAAGGGACCTCTTCATGACCAGGACTCTCTGCAGCCCAGGCCCTCGCCAGCCCAGAGAGAAAGGACCTGAGGAGGTGGCCCTGGGGCTGTACCACCGCCTCACCGCCATGGGAAGAGCCCTGGGGCACGACATTCGGCAGCGAGCGTCCTCCACGGCCACAACCTGGTGGGACAGATATGAAGAGTTTGTCGGACTCAATGAGGTTCGCGAGGCCCAGGGAAACGTGACCGAG gcagagaaagtgttCATGGTGGCACGAGGGCTTGTCCGAGAGGCTCGGGAAGACTTGGAAGTTCACCAGGCCAAGCTGAAGGAGGTGAGGGACCGCTTGGACCGCGTCTCCAGAGAGGATAACCAGTACCTAGAACTGGCTACGCTGGAGCACAGGATGCTGCAG GAGGAGAAGAGGCTTCGTGCAACCTATCTGCGTGCCGaagactcagagagagagaagttctccctcttctctgcggCTGTGCGGGAAAGTCACGAGAAGGAGCGCACTCGAGCTGAGAGAACCAAGAACTGGTCCCTCATTGGGTCAGTCCTGGGGGCCCTGATTGGCGTGGCTGGCTCCACCTATGTGAATCGGGTACGGCTACAGGAGCTGAAGGCCTTGCTCTTAGAGGCGCAGAAGGGCCCTCTGAGCCTCCAGGAGGCCATCCGAGAACAGGCATCCAGCTACTCCCTCCAGCAGAGGGACCTCCACGACCTCATGGTAGACCTAAGGGGCCTGGTACGAGCTGGGCCCGGGCAGAGCCCTGGGGCCCAGGCAGGTACTTCCCCCACCCgagacagagacacagatgtCCTTTCAGCCGCCTTGAAAGAGCAGCTCAGCCATTCCAGGCAGGTCTGTTCCTGTCTAGAGGGTTTACGAGAGCGGCTTGATGGCTTGGAAAAGACGTTCAGCCAGACGGCTGAGGTGGTTCAGCTTGCAAAGGCTGCGGTGCATCCGGGCCTGGTGGAGCCAGCAGATGGGGCTCTGCCGGGCTCCTTGCTGGAGCAGGGAAACATGATCCTGGCACTGTCGGGCATGGAGCAGAGGTTAGAAGCCCAGGTCAACAGGAACACCATCTACAGCACGCTGATCATCTCTGTGACATTTGTGGCCACGCTGCCTGTGCTCTACATGCTGTTTAGGGCCAGCTAG
- the CCDC51 gene encoding mitochondrial potassium channel isoform X4 yields the protein MCSSNTKKVHACPGPRQPREKGPEEVALGLYHRLTAMGRALGHDIRQRASSTATTWWDRYEEFVGLNEVREAQGNVTEAEKVFMVARGLVREAREDLEVHQAKLKEVRDRLDRVSREDNQYLELATLEHRMLQEEKRLRATYLRAEDSEREKFSLFSAAVRESHEKERTRAERTKNWSLIGSVLGALIGVAGSTYVNRVRLQELKALLLEAQKGPLSLQEAIREQASSYSLQQRDLHDLMVDLRGLVRAGPGQSPGAQAGTSPTRDRDTDVLSAALKEQLSHSRQVCSCLEGLRERLDGLEKTFSQTAEVVQLAKAAVHPGLVEPADGALPGSLLEQGNMILALSGMEQRLEAQVNRNTIYSTLIISVTFVATLPVLYMLFRAS from the exons ATGTGTTCCAGCAACACCAAGAAAGTCCATGCATG CCCAGGCCCTCGCCAGCCCAGAGAGAAAGGACCTGAGGAGGTGGCCCTGGGGCTGTACCACCGCCTCACCGCCATGGGAAGAGCCCTGGGGCACGACATTCGGCAGCGAGCGTCCTCCACGGCCACAACCTGGTGGGACAGATATGAAGAGTTTGTCGGACTCAATGAGGTTCGCGAGGCCCAGGGAAACGTGACCGAG gcagagaaagtgttCATGGTGGCACGAGGGCTTGTCCGAGAGGCTCGGGAAGACTTGGAAGTTCACCAGGCCAAGCTGAAGGAGGTGAGGGACCGCTTGGACCGCGTCTCCAGAGAGGATAACCAGTACCTAGAACTGGCTACGCTGGAGCACAGGATGCTGCAG GAGGAGAAGAGGCTTCGTGCAACCTATCTGCGTGCCGaagactcagagagagagaagttctccctcttctctgcggCTGTGCGGGAAAGTCACGAGAAGGAGCGCACTCGAGCTGAGAGAACCAAGAACTGGTCCCTCATTGGGTCAGTCCTGGGGGCCCTGATTGGCGTGGCTGGCTCCACCTATGTGAATCGGGTACGGCTACAGGAGCTGAAGGCCTTGCTCTTAGAGGCGCAGAAGGGCCCTCTGAGCCTCCAGGAGGCCATCCGAGAACAGGCATCCAGCTACTCCCTCCAGCAGAGGGACCTCCACGACCTCATGGTAGACCTAAGGGGCCTGGTACGAGCTGGGCCCGGGCAGAGCCCTGGGGCCCAGGCAGGTACTTCCCCCACCCgagacagagacacagatgtCCTTTCAGCCGCCTTGAAAGAGCAGCTCAGCCATTCCAGGCAGGTCTGTTCCTGTCTAGAGGGTTTACGAGAGCGGCTTGATGGCTTGGAAAAGACGTTCAGCCAGACGGCTGAGGTGGTTCAGCTTGCAAAGGCTGCGGTGCATCCGGGCCTGGTGGAGCCAGCAGATGGGGCTCTGCCGGGCTCCTTGCTGGAGCAGGGAAACATGATCCTGGCACTGTCGGGCATGGAGCAGAGGTTAGAAGCCCAGGTCAACAGGAACACCATCTACAGCACGCTGATCATCTCTGTGACATTTGTGGCCACGCTGCCTGTGCTCTACATGCTGTTTAGGGCCAGCTAG
- the CCDC51 gene encoding mitochondrial potassium channel isoform X3, with amino-acid sequence MGVRCVLVRRGLLGRDLFMTRTLCSPGPRQPREKGPEEVALGLYHRLTAMGRALGHDIRQRASSTATTWWDRYEEFVGLNEVREAQGNVTEAEKVFMVARGLVREAREDLEVHQAKLKEVRDRLDRVSREDNQYLELATLEHRMLQEEKRLRATYLRAEDSEREKFSLFSAAVRESHEKERTRAERTKNWSLIGSVLGALIGVAGSTYVNRVRLQELKALLLEAQKGPLSLQEAIREQASSYSLQQRDLHDLMVDLRGLVRAGPGQSPGAQAGTSPTRDRDTDVLSAALKEQLSHSRQVCSCLEGLRERLDGLEKTFSQTAEVVQLAKAAVHPGLVEPADGALPGSLLEQGNMILALSGMEQRLEAQVNRNTIYSTLIISVTFVATLPVLYMLFRAS; translated from the exons ATGGGTGTGCGCTGTGTGCTTGTGCGGAGAGGCCTCCTTGGAAGGGACCTCTTCATGACCAGGACTCTCTGCAGCCCAGGCCCTCGCCAGCCCAGAGAGAAAGGACCTGAGGAGGTGGCCCTGGGGCTGTACCACCGCCTCACCGCCATGGGAAGAGCCCTGGGGCACGACATTCGGCAGCGAGCGTCCTCCACGGCCACAACCTGGTGGGACAGATATGAAGAGTTTGTCGGACTCAATGAGGTTCGCGAGGCCCAGGGAAACGTGACCGAG gcagagaaagtgttCATGGTGGCACGAGGGCTTGTCCGAGAGGCTCGGGAAGACTTGGAAGTTCACCAGGCCAAGCTGAAGGAGGTGAGGGACCGCTTGGACCGCGTCTCCAGAGAGGATAACCAGTACCTAGAACTGGCTACGCTGGAGCACAGGATGCTGCAG GAGGAGAAGAGGCTTCGTGCAACCTATCTGCGTGCCGaagactcagagagagagaagttctccctcttctctgcggCTGTGCGGGAAAGTCACGAGAAGGAGCGCACTCGAGCTGAGAGAACCAAGAACTGGTCCCTCATTGGGTCAGTCCTGGGGGCCCTGATTGGCGTGGCTGGCTCCACCTATGTGAATCGGGTACGGCTACAGGAGCTGAAGGCCTTGCTCTTAGAGGCGCAGAAGGGCCCTCTGAGCCTCCAGGAGGCCATCCGAGAACAGGCATCCAGCTACTCCCTCCAGCAGAGGGACCTCCACGACCTCATGGTAGACCTAAGGGGCCTGGTACGAGCTGGGCCCGGGCAGAGCCCTGGGGCCCAGGCAGGTACTTCCCCCACCCgagacagagacacagatgtCCTTTCAGCCGCCTTGAAAGAGCAGCTCAGCCATTCCAGGCAGGTCTGTTCCTGTCTAGAGGGTTTACGAGAGCGGCTTGATGGCTTGGAAAAGACGTTCAGCCAGACGGCTGAGGTGGTTCAGCTTGCAAAGGCTGCGGTGCATCCGGGCCTGGTGGAGCCAGCAGATGGGGCTCTGCCGGGCTCCTTGCTGGAGCAGGGAAACATGATCCTGGCACTGTCGGGCATGGAGCAGAGGTTAGAAGCCCAGGTCAACAGGAACACCATCTACAGCACGCTGATCATCTCTGTGACATTTGTGGCCACGCTGCCTGTGCTCTACATGCTGTTTAGGGCCAGCTAG